The sequence below is a genomic window from Candidatus Neomarinimicrobiota bacterium.
CTGGTCTTAAATTTGCGCACGCCTTTATGTTCTTCCGTCCTGCGCTTTTCTACGCTGCTCCAACCATCTAATGGACGATTAACGGAATTGTGAGATGACAGACGTTCACATTACCGATCCTGAGCCACGGCCGGAAGAACTCGTCGAGGAACAGACACTTCGTCCCAGCTCTTTTGATGATTTCATCGGTCAGAAGGATGTGGTGGAGAATTTGAAGCTCTTCATTGAAGCTGCTCGCAAAAGGAATGAGGCCTTGGACCACGTTCTTCTTTTCGGGCCTCCTGGATTGGGGAAAACAACTCTGGCACACATTATCTCCAGGGAACTGGATGTCAATCTGAAACAGACCTCCGGGCCGGTATTGGAACGGGCCGCTGATTTGGCCGGGTTGTTGACCAATCTACGCTTTCGGGATGTTCTGTTCATAGATGAGATACACCGCATGAACAGTGTGGTGGAGGAATATCTCTACTCGGCCATGGAAGAATTCAAGATTGACATCATGATCGACCGCGGACCAAGTGCCCGCAGCGTTCGATTAACCCTGGAGCAATTCACTCTGGCAGGAGCCACCACGCGTATGGGGAGCTTAACCTCGCCCATGCGGGACCGTTTCGGGGTCGTCCTGCGCATTGACTTCTACAGCCCGGATGATCTTCGCATGATCATCCTCAGATCGGCAAAGATTCTGGGCGTGGAGATTGATGATCAGGGGGCAGTGGAGCTGGCCAGGCGGTCCCGTGGGACTCCCCGGGTCGCGAACCGGATTCTCCGGCGGGCTCGTGACTATGCCCAGGTAAAGGAAGACGGCCATATATCAAAAGGGGTGGCGAAGAAGTCACTGGACAAGCTGGGCATCGACGCAAAGGGGCTCGATGATCTCGACAGGAAAATACTGGAGGTGCTCGTGGACAAGTTCAACGGCGGTCCCGTGGGAATCAACTCACTCAGTGTCGCTGTGGGGGAGGATGCCCAGACTATCGAAGATGTCTATGAACCGTTTCTCATCAAGGAGGGATTTGTGCAGCGCACGCCCCGGGGAAGAATCGCTCAGGACGTGGCATTTGAGTATTTGAACTTGAAGAAACCCATCAATCAGGAGTCTTTATTCTAGTTCGAGGGATCGCATGTTTCAGAAAAGAGTAAAGCTGAGATTGGCTGATTTTGACTACAATCTGCCAAAGACGCGAATCGCCCAGTATCCCGCAAGGCGGCGTGATTACGCCAAGCTAATGGTCGTTCGCAGAGATGGCAAGACGGTCGAGCACAAAAAGTTTTTTCATATTGTTGACTATCTGAAAAAGAACGATCTGTTAATCCTGAACAAGACAAAGGTGTTCCCCGCCCGCCTGTTTGCTGTGAAGGACCGCACGGACGCAAGGGTGGAGGTATTTCTTCTGCGTGAACTGGAGAATGATCTCTGGGAAGTTCTGGTTAAACCGGCCAGAAAGGTTCGCATCGGTAACAAACTCCATTTCATAGGTAATGTCTACTGTGATGTCATTGA
It includes:
- the ruvB gene encoding Holliday junction branch migration DNA helicase RuvB → MTDVHITDPEPRPEELVEEQTLRPSSFDDFIGQKDVVENLKLFIEAARKRNEALDHVLLFGPPGLGKTTLAHIISRELDVNLKQTSGPVLERAADLAGLLTNLRFRDVLFIDEIHRMNSVVEEYLYSAMEEFKIDIMIDRGPSARSVRLTLEQFTLAGATTRMGSLTSPMRDRFGVVLRIDFYSPDDLRMIILRSAKILGVEIDDQGAVELARRSRGTPRVANRILRRARDYAQVKEDGHISKGVAKKSLDKLGIDAKGLDDLDRKILEVLVDKFNGGPVGINSLSVAVGEDAQTIEDVYEPFLIKEGFVQRTPRGRIAQDVAFEYLNLKKPINQESLF